A window of the Eschrichtius robustus isolate mEscRob2 chromosome 5, mEscRob2.pri, whole genome shotgun sequence genome harbors these coding sequences:
- the ZFAND2B gene encoding AN1-type zinc finger protein 2B isoform X2 → MEFPDLGAHCSEPSCQRLDFLPLKCDACSGIFCADHVAYAQHHCGSAYEKDIQVPVCPLCNVPVPVARGEPPDRAVGEHIDGDCRSDPAQQKRKIFTNKCERSGCRQREMMKLTCDHCGRNFCIKHRHPLDHDCSGEGHPTSRAGLAAISRAQSLASSTKTIPSPNQTLPSSTSASRATTQSPSRTASPVIALQNGLSEDEALQRALELSLAEAKPQVPSSQEEEDLALAQALSASEAEYRQRQGPQGEEARSSLE, encoded by the exons ATGGAGTTTCCGGACCTCGGGGCTCACTGTTCGGAGCCGAGCTGTCAGCGCCTGG ATTTTCTGCCGCTCAAGTGCGACGCCTGCTCGGGCATCTTTTGCGCAGACCACGTGGCCTACGCCCAGCATCACTGTGGATCTGCTTACGAAAAG GATATCCAGGTACCTGTATGCCCACTCTGTAATGTGCCTGTCCCTGTGGCCAGAGGGGAGCCCCCTGACCGTGCTGTTGGGGAACACATTGACGGAGACTGCCGCTCTGATCCAGCTCAGCAAAAACGTAAG ATCTTCACCAATAAGTGTGAACGCTCTGGCTGCCGGCAGCGGGAAATGATGAAACTGACCTGCGACCACTGTGGCCGAAACTTCTGCATCAAGCACCGTCACCCACTGGACCATGATTGCTCTGGGGAGGGGCACCCCACAAGTAGGGCAGG ACTGGCTGCCATCTCCAGAGCACAAAGCCTAGCTTCTTCTACAAAGACCATCCCCAGCCCAAACCAGACCTTGCCTTCATCTACCTCTGCCAGCAG AGCCACAACTCAGTCTCCATCCCGGACAGCCTCTCCAGTGATTGCTTTGCAAAATGGCTTG aGTGAGGATGAGGCTCTGCAACGAGCCCTGGAACTGTCCCTGGCAGAGGCCAAACCCCAGGTCCCAAG TTCTCAGGAGGAAGAAGACTTAGCTTTAGCACAAGCACTATCAGCCAGCGAGGCAGAATACCGACAGCGGCAG GGTCCACAGGGAGAGGAGGCCCGGAGCA
- the ZFAND2B gene encoding AN1-type zinc finger protein 2B isoform X3, with product MEFPDLGAHCSEPSCQRLDFLPLKCDACSGIFCADHVAYAQHHCGSAYEKDIQVPVCPLCNVPVPVARGEPPDRAVGEHIDGDCRSDPAQQKRKIFTNKCERSGCRQREMMKLTCDHCGRNFCIKHRHPLDHDCSGEGHPTSRAGATTQSPSRTASPVIALQNGLSEDEALQRALELSLAEAKPQVPSSQEEEDLALAQALSASEAEYRQRQAQSRSLKPSNCNLC from the exons ATGGAGTTTCCGGACCTCGGGGCTCACTGTTCGGAGCCGAGCTGTCAGCGCCTGG ATTTTCTGCCGCTCAAGTGCGACGCCTGCTCGGGCATCTTTTGCGCAGACCACGTGGCCTACGCCCAGCATCACTGTGGATCTGCTTACGAAAAG GATATCCAGGTACCTGTATGCCCACTCTGTAATGTGCCTGTCCCTGTGGCCAGAGGGGAGCCCCCTGACCGTGCTGTTGGGGAACACATTGACGGAGACTGCCGCTCTGATCCAGCTCAGCAAAAACGTAAG ATCTTCACCAATAAGTGTGAACGCTCTGGCTGCCGGCAGCGGGAAATGATGAAACTGACCTGCGACCACTGTGGCCGAAACTTCTGCATCAAGCACCGTCACCCACTGGACCATGATTGCTCTGGGGAGGGGCACCCCACAAGTAGGGCAGG AGCCACAACTCAGTCTCCATCCCGGACAGCCTCTCCAGTGATTGCTTTGCAAAATGGCTTG aGTGAGGATGAGGCTCTGCAACGAGCCCTGGAACTGTCCCTGGCAGAGGCCAAACCCCAGGTCCCAAG TTCTCAGGAGGAAGAAGACTTAGCTTTAGCACAAGCACTATCAGCCAGCGAGGCAGAATACCGACAGCGGCAG GCTCAGAGCCGCAGCTTGAAGCCATCCAACTGCAACCTGTGCTAG
- the ZFAND2B gene encoding AN1-type zinc finger protein 2B isoform X1: protein MEFPDLGAHCSEPSCQRLDFLPLKCDACSGIFCADHVAYAQHHCGSAYEKDIQVPVCPLCNVPVPVARGEPPDRAVGEHIDGDCRSDPAQQKRKIFTNKCERSGCRQREMMKLTCDHCGRNFCIKHRHPLDHDCSGEGHPTSRAGLAAISRAQSLASSTKTIPSPNQTLPSSTSASRATTQSPSRTASPVIALQNGLSEDEALQRALELSLAEAKPQVPSSQEEEDLALAQALSASEAEYRQRQAQSRSLKPSNCNLC from the exons ATGGAGTTTCCGGACCTCGGGGCTCACTGTTCGGAGCCGAGCTGTCAGCGCCTGG ATTTTCTGCCGCTCAAGTGCGACGCCTGCTCGGGCATCTTTTGCGCAGACCACGTGGCCTACGCCCAGCATCACTGTGGATCTGCTTACGAAAAG GATATCCAGGTACCTGTATGCCCACTCTGTAATGTGCCTGTCCCTGTGGCCAGAGGGGAGCCCCCTGACCGTGCTGTTGGGGAACACATTGACGGAGACTGCCGCTCTGATCCAGCTCAGCAAAAACGTAAG ATCTTCACCAATAAGTGTGAACGCTCTGGCTGCCGGCAGCGGGAAATGATGAAACTGACCTGCGACCACTGTGGCCGAAACTTCTGCATCAAGCACCGTCACCCACTGGACCATGATTGCTCTGGGGAGGGGCACCCCACAAGTAGGGCAGG ACTGGCTGCCATCTCCAGAGCACAAAGCCTAGCTTCTTCTACAAAGACCATCCCCAGCCCAAACCAGACCTTGCCTTCATCTACCTCTGCCAGCAG AGCCACAACTCAGTCTCCATCCCGGACAGCCTCTCCAGTGATTGCTTTGCAAAATGGCTTG aGTGAGGATGAGGCTCTGCAACGAGCCCTGGAACTGTCCCTGGCAGAGGCCAAACCCCAGGTCCCAAG TTCTCAGGAGGAAGAAGACTTAGCTTTAGCACAAGCACTATCAGCCAGCGAGGCAGAATACCGACAGCGGCAG GCTCAGAGCCGCAGCTTGAAGCCATCCAACTGCAACCTGTGCTAG
- the ZFAND2B gene encoding AN1-type zinc finger protein 2B isoform X5: MMKLTCDHCGRNFCIKHRHPLDHDCSGEGHPTSRAGLAAISRAQSLASSTKTIPSPNQTLPSSTSASRATTQSPSRTASPVIALQNGLSEDEALQRALELSLAEAKPQVPSSQEEEDLALAQALSASEAEYRQRQAQSRSLKPSNCNLC, translated from the exons ATGATGAAACTGACCTGCGACCACTGTGGCCGAAACTTCTGCATCAAGCACCGTCACCCACTGGACCATGATTGCTCTGGGGAGGGGCACCCCACAAGTAGGGCAGG ACTGGCTGCCATCTCCAGAGCACAAAGCCTAGCTTCTTCTACAAAGACCATCCCCAGCCCAAACCAGACCTTGCCTTCATCTACCTCTGCCAGCAG AGCCACAACTCAGTCTCCATCCCGGACAGCCTCTCCAGTGATTGCTTTGCAAAATGGCTTG aGTGAGGATGAGGCTCTGCAACGAGCCCTGGAACTGTCCCTGGCAGAGGCCAAACCCCAGGTCCCAAG TTCTCAGGAGGAAGAAGACTTAGCTTTAGCACAAGCACTATCAGCCAGCGAGGCAGAATACCGACAGCGGCAG GCTCAGAGCCGCAGCTTGAAGCCATCCAACTGCAACCTGTGCTAG
- the ZFAND2B gene encoding AN1-type zinc finger protein 2B isoform X4, which produces MEFPDLGAHCSEPSCQRLDFLPLKCDACSGIFCADHVAYAQHHCGSAYEKDIQVPVCPLCNVPVPVARGEPPDRAVGEHIDGDCRSDPAQQKRKIFTNKCERSGCRQREMMKLTCDHCGRNFCIKHRHPLDHDCSGEGHPTSRAGLAAISRAQSLASSTKTIPSPNQTLPSSTSASRATTQSPSRTASPVIALQNGLSEDEALQRALELSLAEAKPQVPRLRAAA; this is translated from the exons ATGGAGTTTCCGGACCTCGGGGCTCACTGTTCGGAGCCGAGCTGTCAGCGCCTGG ATTTTCTGCCGCTCAAGTGCGACGCCTGCTCGGGCATCTTTTGCGCAGACCACGTGGCCTACGCCCAGCATCACTGTGGATCTGCTTACGAAAAG GATATCCAGGTACCTGTATGCCCACTCTGTAATGTGCCTGTCCCTGTGGCCAGAGGGGAGCCCCCTGACCGTGCTGTTGGGGAACACATTGACGGAGACTGCCGCTCTGATCCAGCTCAGCAAAAACGTAAG ATCTTCACCAATAAGTGTGAACGCTCTGGCTGCCGGCAGCGGGAAATGATGAAACTGACCTGCGACCACTGTGGCCGAAACTTCTGCATCAAGCACCGTCACCCACTGGACCATGATTGCTCTGGGGAGGGGCACCCCACAAGTAGGGCAGG ACTGGCTGCCATCTCCAGAGCACAAAGCCTAGCTTCTTCTACAAAGACCATCCCCAGCCCAAACCAGACCTTGCCTTCATCTACCTCTGCCAGCAG AGCCACAACTCAGTCTCCATCCCGGACAGCCTCTCCAGTGATTGCTTTGCAAAATGGCTTG aGTGAGGATGAGGCTCTGCAACGAGCCCTGGAACTGTCCCTGGCAGAGGCCAAACCCCAGGTCCCAAG GCTCAGAGCCGCAGCTTGA